The Listeria welshimeri serovar 6b str. SLCC5334 genome has a window encoding:
- the pepF gene encoding oligoendopeptidase F gives MSKTNALPLREEVPEELTWDLTTIFPSDEAFEEAFLDLQKMTEESNQFKGRLAESSQILFEALQFRDKAYDLISNLYVYAHLKMDQDTANAKYQGLYSRAGSLATKLMSALSYYDPEILAMDESVLKQFLNENKDLQLYAHLLEELNLSRPYILSEKEEALLANAGEVLGSSSNTFNTLNNADMKFPSIKDENGEEIEITHGRYGKLLESNDPRVRRDAFFGVYSVYEGLKNTLASTLNGQVKKSNFYAATRGYKSAREAALSGNHIPETVYDALLNSVNTNANLLHRYVKLRKELLGLDELHMYDLYTPLSDDVNLEFTYDEAKELVLEALKPLGEEYQSILKEAFDSRWIDVIENKGKRSGAYSSGSYSTSPYILLNWQDNINNVYTLAHELGHSVHSYYTRKNQPFVYGDYSIFLAEVASTTNENLLTDYLLKKYDDPKVRAYLLNHYLDGFKGTVFRQTQFAEFEHAIHQADQNGTALTADYLTETYFDINKKYYGEDMVYDTEIGYEWSRIPHFYMNYYVFQYATGFSAASALSAKILLEGQEAVTAYIDFLKAGSSDYPIEVLKKAGVDMTTPDPVNDALKVFEQRLDELEKLVK, from the coding sequence TTGAGTAAAACTAATGCATTACCTTTAAGAGAAGAAGTACCAGAAGAATTAACATGGGATTTAACAACTATTTTTCCGAGTGATGAGGCTTTTGAAGAAGCTTTTCTTGATTTACAAAAAATGACAGAAGAAAGTAATCAATTTAAAGGTCGTTTAGCTGAAAGTAGTCAAATTCTTTTTGAGGCACTTCAATTTCGGGATAAAGCTTATGATCTAATTAGTAATTTATATGTTTATGCACATTTGAAAATGGACCAAGATACTGCTAATGCAAAATATCAAGGTTTATATAGTCGTGCAGGAAGTTTAGCAACAAAATTAATGTCGGCATTATCTTATTATGATCCAGAAATTTTAGCTATGGACGAAAGTGTTTTAAAGCAATTTTTAAATGAAAATAAAGACTTGCAATTATATGCACATTTATTGGAAGAATTGAATCTCAGTCGACCTTATATTTTAAGTGAGAAGGAAGAAGCTTTATTAGCCAATGCTGGTGAAGTTCTTGGGAGTTCTTCTAACACGTTTAATACGTTAAACAATGCAGATATGAAATTTCCTTCTATTAAAGATGAGAATGGTGAAGAGATTGAAATTACTCATGGTCGATATGGTAAATTATTAGAGAGTAATGACCCACGTGTTCGCCGGGATGCTTTTTTTGGAGTATATTCCGTTTATGAAGGATTAAAGAATACATTAGCTTCTACTTTAAATGGACAAGTGAAAAAATCGAACTTTTATGCAGCTACTAGAGGGTATAAATCTGCTCGTGAAGCAGCACTTTCAGGTAATCATATTCCTGAAACTGTATATGATGCCTTACTAAACTCAGTGAACACTAATGCTAATTTACTTCATCGCTATGTGAAATTACGTAAAGAGCTGTTAGGTTTAGATGAGTTGCATATGTATGATTTGTATACGCCGCTTTCAGATGATGTTAACTTGGAATTCACATACGATGAAGCCAAAGAACTGGTTCTTGAAGCGTTGAAGCCACTTGGAGAAGAATACCAATCTATTTTAAAAGAAGCATTTGATAGTCGTTGGATTGATGTAATAGAAAATAAAGGTAAACGTAGTGGCGCGTATTCGTCTGGTTCTTATAGTACAAGTCCATATATTTTACTGAATTGGCAAGATAATATTAATAATGTTTACACTCTTGCTCATGAACTTGGACATAGTGTGCATAGTTATTATACAAGAAAAAATCAGCCTTTCGTTTATGGTGATTATTCTATTTTCTTAGCAGAGGTTGCATCTACGACGAATGAAAATCTATTGACAGATTACCTTTTGAAAAAGTATGATGATCCAAAAGTCCGTGCCTATTTATTAAATCATTATTTAGACGGATTTAAAGGGACTGTATTCCGTCAAACGCAATTTGCTGAATTTGAGCATGCTATTCACCAAGCAGATCAAAATGGTACGGCATTGACTGCTGATTATCTAACAGAGACTTATTTTGATATTAATAAGAAATATTACGGCGAAGATATGGTTTATGATACTGAAATTGGTTATGAATGGTCTCGGATTCCACATTTCTATATGAATTATTACGTGTTCCAATATGCGACTGGTTTTTCAGCAGCTTCTGCATTAAGTGCAAAAATTCTACTTGAAGGACAAGAAGCGGTAACAGCTTATATTGATTTCTTGAAAGCTGGTAGTTCGGATTATCCTATTGAAGTTCTGAAAAAAGCAGGAGTAGATATGACAACTCCAGACCCAGTAAATGACGCATTAAAAGTTTTTGAGCAAAGATTAGACGAACTAGAAAAATTAGTTAAATAA
- a CDS encoding competence protein CoiA has product MMNIFTARNDSGETFTITKMNVERIKQEEKLYCKSCASPVMIKAGVIKVPHFAHEKATKCAFASEGESEEHLLAKRQIMEWFCYQGIPVEVEHYFPEINRQADIFMNNKRVIEFQRSSVPINEMIQRTMDYLSIGLEVHWILGQKIKKEKGRICLSAFQQAFIDSDYKLGYHFWHYSVESKLCTLYYHLTFEKGNCFFASEMKLSMKLPLNEWKQKLSRIIHRSAYIKRDRELERQKICFYYAKFKKHSTFMQKLYNAGYYLHYLPKEIGLDFEEQFLVKTPAIEWQFDLWEHFFKRLEKGDTFSEHSFLEEFQLVVNQIPTIWLSPNEHLKLGKSYLAYLIREGVLSTIPENRYRMKRIMTFTTTRMKQL; this is encoded by the coding sequence ATGATGAATATTTTTACAGCCAGAAACGACAGCGGAGAAACCTTTACTATTACAAAGATGAATGTAGAACGAATTAAACAAGAAGAAAAATTGTACTGTAAATCATGTGCAAGCCCTGTAATGATAAAAGCAGGCGTGATTAAGGTACCTCATTTTGCCCATGAGAAAGCTACTAAATGTGCTTTTGCCTCAGAAGGGGAAAGTGAAGAACACTTATTAGCAAAAAGACAAATTATGGAGTGGTTTTGTTATCAGGGAATTCCAGTCGAAGTGGAACATTATTTTCCAGAGATTAATCGACAAGCAGATATTTTTATGAACAACAAGAGAGTAATTGAATTTCAACGATCCTCTGTGCCAATTAATGAAATGATTCAGCGCACGATGGATTATTTATCAATTGGATTAGAAGTACATTGGATACTTGGCCAAAAAATAAAAAAAGAAAAAGGACGGATTTGTCTTTCAGCATTTCAACAAGCTTTTATTGATTCTGATTATAAGCTAGGTTACCATTTTTGGCATTACTCAGTAGAAAGCAAATTATGTACTTTGTATTATCATTTAACTTTTGAAAAAGGTAATTGCTTTTTTGCAAGTGAAATGAAGCTCTCTATGAAGCTCCCTTTAAATGAATGGAAACAGAAATTATCAAGAATTATTCACCGTAGTGCCTATATAAAACGAGATAGAGAATTAGAAAGACAGAAAATTTGTTTCTACTATGCTAAATTTAAAAAGCATAGTACCTTTATGCAAAAATTATATAATGCTGGCTATTATTTACACTATTTACCAAAAGAAATTGGCTTGGATTTTGAAGAACAATTTTTAGTGAAAACTCCTGCAATTGAGTGGCAGTTTGATTTGTGGGAACATTTTTTCAAGCGTTTAGAAAAAGGAGATACTTTCAGCGAACACAGTTTTTTGGAGGAATTTCAACTAGTAGTCAATCAAATACCCACGATTTGGCTTTCTCCTAATGAACATTTGAAGTTAGGGAAATCATATTTAGCTTATTTAATAAGAGAGGGAGTACTATCTACCATTCCAGAGAATCGTTACAGGATGAAACGCATTATGACATTTACTACTACTCGAATGAAGCAATTATAA
- the mecA gene encoding adaptor protein MecA: MEIERINEDTIKFYISYLDLEERGFNQEDVWYDREKSEELFWDMMDELKYEEEFSPEGPLWIQVQALKHGLEVFVTKATIGGKGEDGFDVTLSSPDELAEEKIEKLLEENFNPVKKESLGEDDTLEFILEFRDFEDVISLSRATGLENLLTKLYSYQGKYYLNVEFPENKYDESNIDNAVSILLEYGLESNLTGYMLAEYGKVIFDVPALQQVRKHF, from the coding sequence ATGGAAATTGAACGAATTAATGAAGATACTATCAAGTTTTATATCTCTTATCTGGATTTAGAAGAGCGAGGTTTTAACCAAGAAGATGTTTGGTATGACCGTGAGAAAAGTGAAGAGCTTTTCTGGGATATGATGGATGAGCTAAAATACGAAGAAGAGTTCTCTCCGGAAGGTCCGCTCTGGATACAAGTCCAAGCCTTAAAACATGGTTTAGAAGTATTCGTAACAAAAGCTACAATTGGTGGAAAAGGCGAAGATGGCTTTGATGTCACGCTTAGCTCCCCAGATGAGCTTGCAGAAGAAAAAATCGAAAAACTACTCGAAGAAAACTTCAACCCAGTGAAGAAAGAATCTCTGGGAGAAGATGATACGCTAGAGTTTATTTTAGAGTTCCGTGATTTTGAAGATGTTATTTCACTTTCACGAGCAACAGGACTGGAAAATTTATTAACTAAGCTATACTCGTATCAAGGGAAGTATTATTTGAATGTAGAATTTCCTGAGAATAAGTATGATGAATCTAACATTGACAATGCCGTTAGTATTTTGCTTGAGTACGGTTTAGAGTCGAATTTAACTGGTTATATGCTAGCTGAGTACGGAAAAGTGATTTTTGACGTTCCTGCGTTACAGCAAGTAAGAAAACATTTTTAA
- the spxA gene encoding transcriptional regulator SpxA, translating into MVTLYTSPSCTSCRKARAWLEEHDIPYKERNIFSEPLSLDEIKEILRMTEDGTDEIISTRSKTFQKLNVDLDSLPLQQLFELIQKNPGLLRRPIIIDEKRLQVGYNEDEIRRFLPRRVRTYQLREAQKMVN; encoded by the coding sequence ATGGTAACGTTATACACTTCACCTAGTTGCACATCTTGCCGAAAAGCTCGTGCATGGTTGGAAGAACATGATATCCCTTATAAGGAAAGAAATATTTTTTCTGAACCACTTAGTTTGGATGAGATTAAAGAAATTCTTCGTATGACTGAGGATGGAACAGATGAAATTATCTCCACTCGTTCAAAAACTTTCCAAAAATTGAACGTGGATTTAGATAGTCTTCCTTTGCAACAACTATTTGAATTAATCCAGAAAAATCCTGGCCTATTAAGACGTCCTATCATCATTGATGAAAAACGTTTGCAAGTTGGGTACAATGAAGATGAAATTCGCCGTTTCTTACCGCGTCGTGTACGTACTTATCAACTACGTGAAGCGCAAAAAATGGTTAACTAA
- a CDS encoding ABC transporter ATP-binding protein, with protein MTEQREKLLEIHNLKQYFNKGTASEVRAVDDISFDIYKGETLGLVGESGCGKSTTGRTIIRLYDATGGEVIYNGKDVHARKSRKEMLEFRRKMQMIFQDPYASLNPRMKVKDIIAEGIRIHGLAKTPEETNQQVYELLETVGLSKEHAGRYPHEFSGGQRQRIGIARALAVQPEFIIADEPISALDVSIQAQVVNLLRQLQKEKNLTYLFIAHDLSMVKYISDRIGVMYFGKLVELAPANDLYHAPLHPYTESLLSAIPLPDPNYERTRVRKAYDPTTHNYKDGDEIKMREIAPGHFVYCSEEEEAMYKEKHAKLTAEAAVK; from the coding sequence ATGACTGAACAAAGAGAAAAATTATTAGAAATCCACAATCTAAAGCAATACTTTAACAAAGGTACTGCAAGCGAAGTACGTGCAGTTGATGATATTTCTTTTGATATTTATAAAGGTGAAACACTTGGATTAGTAGGAGAATCTGGTTGTGGTAAATCTACAACTGGACGTACTATTATTCGTCTTTACGATGCGACTGGTGGAGAAGTTATCTATAATGGTAAAGATGTGCATGCACGTAAGAGCCGTAAAGAAATGCTTGAATTCCGCCGCAAAATGCAAATGATTTTCCAAGATCCATACGCGTCTTTAAATCCGCGTATGAAAGTAAAAGATATCATTGCAGAAGGTATTCGTATTCATGGCCTTGCTAAAACGCCTGAAGAAACAAATCAACAAGTATATGAGCTACTTGAAACTGTTGGTCTAAGTAAAGAGCATGCTGGTCGTTATCCGCATGAATTCTCTGGTGGCCAACGTCAACGTATCGGAATTGCTCGTGCGCTTGCAGTTCAACCAGAATTTATTATTGCGGATGAGCCAATTTCTGCTTTGGATGTATCTATTCAAGCACAAGTTGTGAACTTACTACGTCAATTACAAAAAGAAAAAAATCTAACTTACCTATTTATTGCCCATGATTTATCAATGGTTAAATACATTAGCGATCGTATTGGGGTAATGTACTTCGGTAAATTAGTAGAGTTAGCGCCTGCCAATGATTTATATCATGCACCGCTACACCCTTATACAGAATCACTTTTATCTGCCATTCCATTACCAGATCCAAATTATGAACGTACTCGTGTGCGTAAAGCATATGATCCAACAACTCATAACTATAAAGATGGCGATGAAATCAAAATGCGCGAAATTGCTCCTGGACACTTTGTTTACTGTTCAGAAGAAGAAGAAGCTATGTATAAAGAAAAGCATGCTAAGTTAACTGCTGAAGCTGCAGTGAAATAA
- a CDS encoding ABC transporter ATP-binding protein, protein MEKLLEVKDLNISFHTYAGEVKAIRGVNFDLYKGETLAIVGESGSGKSVTTKSIMRLLPEGNSEIKSGQILFNGMDIAKAHEKQMQKIRGKDIAMIFQDPMTSLNPTMTIGKQISEPLIKHQKISKHEAHKTALRLLQLVGIANAEERIKQYPHQFSGGMRQRVVIAISLACNPQILIADEPTTALDVTIQAQILDLMKDLQKKIDTSIIFITHDLGVVANVADRVAVMYGGKIVEIGTVDEIFYNPQHPYTWGLISSMPTLDTDDEELFVIPGTPPDLLHPPKGDAFAARNKYAMQIDLEEEPPLFKVSDTHYAATWLLHPDAPEVTPPDAVLRRQEQFAELHPGMQAVHAKGVEVE, encoded by the coding sequence ATGGAAAAGCTATTAGAAGTTAAAGATTTAAATATTTCATTCCACACATATGCCGGTGAAGTAAAGGCGATTCGTGGAGTTAATTTTGACTTATATAAAGGGGAAACCTTGGCGATTGTGGGTGAATCTGGTTCTGGTAAATCAGTAACAACCAAATCAATCATGCGTTTACTTCCAGAAGGTAATTCAGAAATTAAAAGTGGCCAAATTTTATTTAACGGAATGGATATCGCTAAAGCGCACGAAAAACAAATGCAAAAAATTCGTGGGAAAGATATAGCTATGATTTTCCAAGATCCAATGACATCTCTTAATCCGACGATGACAATTGGTAAACAAATTTCTGAACCGCTTATTAAACACCAAAAAATCAGTAAGCATGAAGCTCATAAAACAGCACTCCGTTTACTTCAATTAGTTGGTATTGCAAATGCAGAAGAAAGAATTAAACAATATCCTCACCAATTTTCTGGTGGGATGCGTCAACGGGTTGTAATTGCGATTTCGCTTGCATGTAATCCACAAATTCTAATTGCTGATGAGCCAACAACAGCGTTAGACGTAACCATCCAAGCACAAATTTTGGATTTGATGAAAGATTTACAGAAGAAAATTGACACATCGATTATTTTTATTACGCATGACCTTGGCGTTGTAGCAAATGTTGCAGACCGAGTTGCTGTTATGTACGGTGGTAAAATTGTTGAAATCGGTACGGTTGATGAAATTTTCTATAATCCACAACATCCTTATACTTGGGGGTTAATCAGTTCAATGCCTACTCTGGATACAGATGATGAAGAATTATTTGTTATCCCAGGTACGCCTCCAGATTTACTTCATCCTCCAAAAGGGGACGCATTTGCTGCACGTAATAAATATGCAATGCAAATTGACCTTGAAGAAGAGCCACCACTATTTAAGGTGTCTGATACGCATTATGCCGCTACATGGTTGCTTCACCCTGATGCACCAGAAGTAACGCCTCCTGATGCTGTATTACGCCGCCAAGAACAGTTTGCGGAACTTCATCCTGGCATGCAAGCTGTCCATGCGAAAGGGGTAGAAGTAGAATGA
- the opp3C gene encoding oligopeptide ABC transporter permease → MAEHKIAKERFQPAHILDAEAEKISRPSLTFMQDSWLRIRKNKAALVSLIVLALVIIMAIVGPYLSQNLGPKNDINRQITENASLPPKVQGFDNMPFWNGHQSIGGEDVDIYKQNNIKEGTYYWLGSDTLGRDQFARIWAGTRVSLIIAVVAALCDLIIGVTYGLISGYVGGRVDNFMQRVLEIIGAIPNLVVVILMMLILDPGIVSIIIAIAMTSWITMARVVRGQVLKLKNQEFVMASMTLGESTPKILIKHLIPNISGIIIINIMFSIPSAIFFEAFLSFIGLGLPAPAASLGVLVNDGYKTLQVLPYMILYPCIVLCIIMIAFNLIADGLRDAFDPKMRD, encoded by the coding sequence ATGGCAGAACATAAAATAGCTAAAGAAAGATTCCAGCCAGCACACATTCTTGATGCAGAAGCAGAAAAAATTAGTCGTCCAAGTTTGACGTTTATGCAAGACTCTTGGCTTCGTATTCGTAAAAATAAAGCGGCATTAGTTTCGCTTATTGTACTAGCACTTGTTATTATCATGGCAATTGTTGGTCCTTATTTGTCACAAAACTTAGGACCAAAAAATGATATTAATAGACAAATTACAGAAAATGCTAGTCTTCCTCCAAAAGTTCAAGGTTTTGATAATATGCCATTTTGGAATGGACATCAATCCATTGGCGGAGAAGATGTTGATATTTACAAACAAAATAATATTAAAGAGGGTACTTACTACTGGCTAGGTAGTGATACGCTTGGACGTGACCAATTTGCTCGTATTTGGGCTGGTACACGTGTATCTCTTATTATTGCTGTGGTTGCTGCACTATGTGATTTAATCATTGGTGTAACTTACGGTTTGATTTCTGGATATGTTGGAGGACGAGTAGATAACTTCATGCAACGTGTTCTTGAAATTATTGGTGCAATTCCAAACTTAGTTGTTGTTATTTTAATGATGTTAATACTTGATCCAGGGATTGTCTCAATTATCATAGCAATCGCAATGACAAGTTGGATAACGATGGCCCGGGTTGTCAGGGGACAAGTCTTAAAACTTAAAAACCAAGAATTTGTTATGGCTTCCATGACGCTAGGAGAATCCACTCCTAAAATTCTTATAAAGCATTTAATACCAAATATTTCTGGGATTATTATCATTAATATCATGTTTAGTATTCCTAGTGCGATTTTCTTTGAAGCCTTTTTAAGCTTTATTGGTCTTGGTCTTCCAGCACCAGCAGCTTCTCTTGGTGTCTTGGTAAATGATGGATATAAAACATTACAAGTATTACCGTATATGATTCTGTATCCATGTATTGTACTTTGTATCATTATGATTGCATTTAACCTAATTGCAGATGGCTTGCGTGATGCCTTCGATCCTAAAATGCGCGACTAA
- the opp3b gene encoding oligopeptide ABC transporter permease codes for MVKYTLKRVLYMLITLFIIASVTFVLMKFLPGTPYRNQEKLSDEQIHMMNEKYGLNDSIPVQYLNYMTGLVKGDLGVSFQLDNRPVSEILGALIGPSVQLALEAMVFGIIFGIILGVVAAMYQNKWPDYTSTFIAILGKSVPSFVFATVLQYWLGAKLQIFPVAGWGTFADTILPSFALAMFPLATAARFMRTELIDVFASDYVLLAKAKGNSRTEVAVKHAIRNALIPLITVLGPLSVALMTGSLVIENIYSIPGIGSQFVSSIQMNDYPVIMGTTLLFAAMLVFVILVVDILYGLIDPRIRVSGGRK; via the coding sequence ATGGTTAAATATACGTTAAAAAGAGTATTATATATGCTTATAACGTTATTCATCATTGCTTCGGTTACGTTTGTTCTTATGAAATTTTTACCTGGTACGCCTTACCGTAATCAGGAGAAACTATCTGACGAACAAATTCACATGATGAATGAAAAATATGGACTAAATGATTCAATTCCAGTCCAATACTTAAATTATATGACAGGTTTGGTAAAAGGAGACCTAGGTGTTTCTTTCCAACTTGATAATAGACCAGTGTCTGAGATTTTAGGTGCACTGATTGGTCCATCTGTCCAATTAGCACTGGAGGCAATGGTATTTGGTATTATATTCGGTATTATACTTGGGGTCGTAGCGGCCATGTATCAGAATAAGTGGCCGGATTATACGAGTACGTTTATAGCAATATTAGGTAAATCTGTTCCGTCCTTTGTATTTGCGACTGTATTGCAATACTGGCTTGGAGCAAAACTTCAAATTTTCCCAGTAGCTGGATGGGGTACGTTTGCAGATACTATTCTGCCTTCATTCGCTCTCGCAATGTTCCCACTTGCGACCGCAGCTCGTTTCATGAGAACGGAATTAATCGATGTTTTTGCATCTGATTATGTTTTACTTGCAAAAGCAAAAGGGAATAGCAGAACAGAAGTAGCAGTAAAACATGCGATTCGTAACGCCCTTATTCCTTTAATTACAGTTTTAGGACCATTATCGGTTGCACTGATGACTGGTTCTCTAGTTATTGAAAATATTTATAGTATTCCGGGTATTGGTAGTCAATTCGTTTCTTCTATTCAAATGAACGATTATCCAGTTATCATGGGTACTACACTATTGTTTGCTGCTATGCTTGTATTTGTTATTTTAGTAGTAGATATTCTTTACGGATTGATTGATCCACGAATCCGTGTGTCTGGAGGTAGAAAATAA